The Fusibacter sp. A1 DNA segment GAATCGAAGAAGAATCCATCCTTCTTCAGAAAAGACATAATTTCTATGTTTCCGAGCTTCCGCCTGATTTTGAAGTCCTCGGCACATCGGATACCTGCGCCTTCGAAATAATCAGACATGGGACAAAGCCGATTTATGGCTTTCAGTCACATCCTGAAGTATCGGGACCCATTGGAATAACAATCATAGAAAACTTTCTTAAACTATGCGAAAAACAATAGGAGACCTTCATGAGAGTAGCAATTGTCTACAATAAAAAGAATACAAACGTCATCAATCCTTTTGGCATGCAGAACAAAGAGATCTACAACCCGAAAACAGTAAAAAGAGTCGCAGACGCGCTTGAGGCAGGTGGACATAATGTGGAGATCATCGACGGCAATATGAATGTCATCGAAAACATTCGCGCTTTTCTTCCCCCTGTGACAGAAGGCGAAAAGTTCGGACTTGTGTTCAATATGGCTTATGGCATACAAGGTGAAAGTCGCTACACCCATATACCCGCGATGCTTGAAATGCTTGGGATTCCTTATGTCGGTTCTACTCCTTCAGGACATGCGGTGGCACTGGACAAGATCATCACTAAAATCATACTTCAGAAAAACGATATTCCAACGCCGAATTTTTGGTTCTTTTCCTCTGCCGATGAGGATATGAGCGGTGTCGAGTACCCTGTCATCGTCAAACCAAAAATGGAGAGTGTCTCCTTCGGACTAAGAGTCGTACACAATGAAGCGGATCTAAAGGAGGCTGTCGCCTATATCATCAGTGAGTTTCATCAACAGGCGCTAGTCGAAGCCTTCATAAGAGGAAGAGAGTTCGCTGTCGGTCTGATAGGAAACGATCCTGTGGAAGTGTTTCCCGTGCTTGAGATAGACCTTGAAGGGGATCCGGATGCCATTCAAACCGCAGACGATAAGAAATCCGCGCCAAGAGCCAAGATATGCCCAGCTCAAATAACTCCTGAACTCGAGGAAAGAATGAAAGACTTGAGCATCAAGGTTTTCAAATCGCTTGGACTTCGTGATTTTTCGAGGGTGGACATACGTCTTGATGAAAAGGGTGATATCTACATTCTCGAAATCAATTCCATGGCAAGTTTAGGCTCCACAGGCTCCTATGTGACAGCCGCCCTTGCTTACGGACTGGATTTCAACAGCCTTGTGAACAGAATGCTGGATGTAGCGACAATCAGATACTTCGCAAGCCAGTTAAGCGACACTGCCCAGAGCGGAACTTCAAAAAAATATCAACGACGGTTAAGCTTCGAAGCTATCTAAGAAACAGTAATGAGAACATCCAGCAGCTACTCGAA contains these protein-coding regions:
- a CDS encoding ATP-grasp domain-containing protein, producing the protein MRVAIVYNKKNTNVINPFGMQNKEIYNPKTVKRVADALEAGGHNVEIIDGNMNVIENIRAFLPPVTEGEKFGLVFNMAYGIQGESRYTHIPAMLEMLGIPYVGSTPSGHAVALDKIITKIILQKNDIPTPNFWFFSSADEDMSGVEYPVIVKPKMESVSFGLRVVHNEADLKEAVAYIISEFHQQALVEAFIRGREFAVGLIGNDPVEVFPVLEIDLEGDPDAIQTADDKKSAPRAKICPAQITPELEERMKDLSIKVFKSLGLRDFSRVDIRLDEKGDIYILEINSMASLGSTGSYVTAALAYGLDFNSLVNRMLDVATIRYFASQLSDTAQSGTSKKYQRRLSFEAI